The following are encoded in a window of Carya illinoinensis cultivar Pawnee chromosome 15, C.illinoinensisPawnee_v1, whole genome shotgun sequence genomic DNA:
- the LOC122296195 gene encoding cysteine proteinase RD21A-like, whose translation MAFCRPSSTMVIVLFVTIFTLSSALDMSIIGYDENHGDRSSWRTNDEVMAIYEGWLAKHGRAYNAIGEKEKRFYIFKDNLRFIDEHNAEKNRTYKLGLNRFADLTNEEYRTTYLGARFSSKRRLTRPSSNRYEPLVGDKVPDSVDWRKEGAVVDVKDQGSCGSCWAFSTIAAVEGINKIVTGDLISLSEQELVDCDTSYNEGCNGGLMDYAFEFIINNGGIDTEEDYPYYASDGTCDTYRKNARVVTIDDYEDVPANNEKALQKAVASQPVSIAIEGGGREFQLYDSGVFSGKCGTSLDHGVTAVGYGTDNGVDYWIVKNSWGASWGEAGYIRMERNLDGVSTGKCGIAMEASYPIKKSQNPPNPGPSPPSPIKPPTVCSSYFSCPDSNTCCCTYEYAGYCLSWGCCPLDGATCCDDHYSCCPHDYPICNTNDGTCMMSKDNPLAVKALRRTPAKPHWAFGSGSKRSSA comes from the exons ATGGCTTTCTGTAGACCATCTTCAACCATGGTGATCGTCCTGTTCGTGACGATATTCACGCTGTCTTCGGCGTTGGATATGTCGATCATCGGTTACGACGAGAATCACGGTGACCGATCGAGTTGGAGGACCAACGACGAAGTGATGGCGATTTACGAGGGGTGGCTCGCGAAGCACGGAAGGGCCTACAACGCCATCGgggagaaggagaagaggtTCTATATCTTCAAGGACAATCTCCGGTTCATCGATGAGCACAACGCCGAGAAGAACCGGACCTACAAGCTCGGGTTGAACCGGTTTGCAGATCTGACCAACGAGGAGTACCGGACCACGTACCTAGGTGCCAGGTTCAGCTCCAAGAGGAGACTCACGAGGCCAAGCAGCAACCGGTACGAGCCACTTGTCGGCGATAAGGTACCAGATTCCGTTGACTGGAGGAAGGAAGGTGCCGTCGTTGATGTCAAAGATCAAGGGAGCTGCG GGAGCTGCTGGGCGTTCTCCACGATTGCTGCTGTGGAAGGGATAAACAAGATAGTGACAGGCGATCTGATCTCTCTATCAGAGCAGGAGCTGGTTGACTGTGATACATCTTATAATGAAGGTTGCAATGGTGGTCTTATGGATTATGCCTTCGAGTTTATCATCAACAATGGTGGCATTGACACTGAAGAAGATTATCCTTACTACGCTTCTGATGGCACTTGCGACACATACCGG AAAAATGCCCGGGTGGTTACGATTGATGACTACGAAGATGTTCCCGCAAACAATGAGAAAGCATTGCAAAAGGCAGTTGCTAGTCAGCCTGTAAGCATTGCCATCGAAGGAGGGGGCAGGGAATTCCAGCTTTATGATTCA GGTGTCTTCTCTGGCAAATGTGGAACATCACTGGACCATGGAGTTACTGCTGTTGGGTATGGCACTGACAATGGTGTTGATTACTGGATTGTGAAAAACTCATGGGGTGCAAGCTGGGGAGAGGCAGGCTATATCAGGATGGAGCGCAATCTGGATGGCGTCTCAACCGGCAAATGCGGTATTGCAATGGAGGCCTCCTACCCTATCAAGAAAAGCCAAAATCCCCCAAACCCTGGCCCATCTCCACCGTCTCCCATAAAGCCCCCAACTGTCTGTAGCAGCTATTTCTCCTGTCCAGACAGCAACACCTGCTGCTGTACATATGAGTATGCAGGCTATTGCCTTTCATGGGGATGCTGCCCACTTGACGGTGCCACTTGCTGTGATGACCATTACAGTTGCTGCCCGCATGATTATCCTATCTGTAACACCAATGACGGGACCTGCATGATG AGCAAGGACAACCCATTGGCAGTGAAGGCACTGAGGCGCACTCCTGCTAAACCTCACTGGGCCTTTGGAAGTGGCAGCAAGAGGAGCAGTGCTTAA